A region of Vitis riparia cultivar Riparia Gloire de Montpellier isolate 1030 chromosome 1, EGFV_Vit.rip_1.0, whole genome shotgun sequence DNA encodes the following proteins:
- the LOC117912272 gene encoding protein LAX PANICLE 2 has product MTMIPARNLSKQCFRGGYGGYTGNYLDENVCLMSRLEGYDCCSEACLGSDLVLAPMAENESRADSVNETGSSSKDMQEDRDEEWLQLSIGGQMTSQERKQHHHHHQLDPMSGRGGMVELNLLPGRSGLQQGRPLGPIIHHLPDFRPPPPRPITNITNSFSTSLFLQQQQPGAASNFPHLQDINWAFRHIPQNITSASSSTSSSFIPQAPYFATPFQLHAPGVDVAGPSSDFRIINANASHRPHSGVWFLLQASQNQAKEPFLPQIPKSYLRIKDGRMTVRLLMKYVANKLRLDSESEIEITCRGQQLLPFFTLQHVRDNIWSPRDALTFLQPDSSTSDHVMVLNYGRSA; this is encoded by the exons ATGACCATGATTCCTGCGCGTAATCTCTCCAAACAGTGTTTTCGCGGCGGTTATGGTGGTTATACTGGTAATTACTTGGACGAGAACGTATGTCTTATGAGCAGATTAGAAGGGTATGACTGTTGTAGTGAAGCTTGCTTAGGATCTGATCTAGTGCTTGCTCCCATGGCGGAAAATGAATCAAGAGCTGATAGTGTCAATGAGACAGGCTCCAGCTCGAAAGATATGCAGGAAGATAGAGACGAAGAGTGGCTCCAATTGAGTATTGGCGGCCAAATGACGAGCCAAGAGCGCAAGCAgcaccaccatcatcatcagCTCGATCCCATGTCCGGCCGAGGTGGGATGGTTGAGCTGAATCTGTTACCAGGCCGCAGCGGCTTGCAGCAAGGGAGGCCATTAGGCCCCATCATCCACCACCTGCCTGACTTCCGGCCGCCGCCACCGCGGCCAATTACCAATATCACTAACAGTTTTAGCACATCCTTATTCTTGCAACAACAACAGCCTGGAGCTGCCTCAAATTTTCCTCATCTCCAAGATATTAACTGGGCATTCCGGCATATCCCGCAAAATATAACATCGGCTTCTTCATCCACCTCTTCATCTTTCATACCCCAAGCCCCATATTTCGCTACACCCTTCCAACTCCACGCCCCCGGAGTAGATGTAGCTGGGCCGAGCTCGGATTTCAGAATCATCAATGCCAATGCCTCCCACAGGCCTCATTCGGGTGTTTGGTTTCTTCTACAAGCATCGCAAAACCA GGCCAAAGAACCCTTTTTGCCTCAGATACCCAAGAGCTACTTAAGAATCAa AGACGGGAGGATGACAGTTCGATTATTAATGAAGTATGTGGCTAATAAGCTGAGACTCGATAGCGAATCAGAG ATAGAGATAACATGTAGAGGGCAACAACTTCTACCTTTCTTCACATTGCAGCATGTAAGAGATAACATATGGAGTCCAAGAGATGCACTCACTTTTCTTCAACCAGACTCATCCACTTCAGACCATGTCATGGTTTTAAACTATGGTAGGAGTGCTTGA